In Rissa tridactyla isolate bRisTri1 chromosome 21, bRisTri1.patW.cur.20221130, whole genome shotgun sequence, the genomic window ACCCCCTGATCCCTTGCCATCCTCTGTGAGGAGCTCCGGCATCCCCTGCTCCACACCGTGCCTGGCTGAGGGCACCTCTGCTCCTGCGTCCCCACGGCCCTGCTGCATCAGCAGCGTCCCTGAGCCCCGGCCCTGGGCTGGCACAGGGACCAGGAGGCGAAAATCGCCTGGCGTGGGCTGGCagggggtgagggcaggaggagaCCCCGGCTGTGCTGCTGGTTGGCCTCTTGCTGGGCAGGTTCATCccgggggctgcagagcaggagctgctttTCCCCACCGCTGCCACCCCACCAGCACAAGATGCTCCATGGTGGCACCGAGCCCCGTCCCGCTACCAGCCTGGGCACTGGGGACTgtgtgtccccagctctgccacctaCAGGCTCCCCTCTTCTACCTCATTTCActtgattattaatttttttaggtACCAGGAAGCAAAATGGGGCTCCTtgctccccagtgtcccccactCCTGCCTGACCCACTTAGCGGGGCCATCTGGTCCCTGCGCGGGCAAAGCGGATTAGCCCCGAGGCCGGGATCAGCGCTGGGCCACTGCCACCACCCCGGGCTCCAACGTGGGTGGCACCGCCGTGACAGCCCCTGCCCGGGCTCCCGGGTCCCTGTGGGTCTGGGTCCCCAGGGGGATCAGCTGCAGCATGAGCCAGGGAGGGGACCCACGGCAGCCCCCCCCACGGGTGGCCTTGCCCGGCCAGACTCTGTGCCTGCACCCGCAGGGACCTTGGACCCCACGGGTCTGGTGTCTCACCCTCTGTCCACCCATCCCtctgtccatccgtccgtccgtccctcTGTCcgaccatccatccatccatccatccatccatccatccatccacccaatTAATGGTGCAAGGACACACCAACCCACCCTGTGCACCCATCCATctgcccatccatccatccatctgttcATCTGTCCGCctgtccatccgtccatccgtttgtccatctgtccatccgtccatccgtccatccatccatccctccatccattgtccgtccatccacccacccgtccctccctccctctgtcccttcgCCCAGCCACATCCCGTTGTGCACCCCCTGTCTGGCtgtgcccctctgtccccccatccctccctccatcccgcTGTCTGTCCATccaccccctccctccacccctccctgtgcccccccccgcgtcctttcctttctctttaccTGTTTTTCacgtttttttccttttccccttcccctatttttcattttcccatttttctttcccctttcccttccccttttttctctccccccccatTTTCCCCGTCCTCCTCccgacctccccccccccccccgcccggtcTCTGCTGCCCCCTGCCGGCCccgcgccgccaccgcccccaagccccgcccccgcGAAGACCCTCCCCCCGAAGCCCCGCCCCGCCCGTCACGCGCCGCCGCGCGGGTTCCGGGTGCGGGCGCTGCGCGGCGCGCGCaggtggggcggggcggggccgcgcgcgGGGatgcgcggggcgggggcgccgaGAGGGGGTCAATGGGGGTGTttgcggggggggaggagaaatGGGGCACGGGGCGGGGGATGCAGCGGGGGGACAGAGCCTGGTGCGGGGGCGCCGCCGGTTCCCCCCGGTCCTGCTGCTCGCGGAGGCGGAGTCCCCCCGAACCCAAATttccggggggtgggggggggaatgtGTGCGGGATGATCCCCCCCAACCCGAACCGGCCGCCCGCGGCCCCGAGTGGGGCTCCCCGGGCGGTGCGGGGATGCCCGTGTCCCGAGGAGCAGCGTCCCGGCCGGGCTGCGGGGATGGGGGCTCCCCCCGCCGttcctgcccggccccgggggtcGGTACCGGGGGCCGGGGTGGTTATTCCTGGGGGAATTATTCCCGGGGCCGTGGGTTCTGTTACCGGGGTGGTGGGTTATTACAAGGGTGGTGGGTCGTTACCGAGTAGCTGGGTTATTCCCAGGTAGTTGGGTTGTTCCTGGGGTTGTTGGGTTGTTCCTGGGGCGGTGGGTTATTCCCGGGACGATGTTGTGTTATTCCCAGGCAGTTGGGTTATTCCCAGGGCGGGGGGTTCTCACCAGGTAGTTTGAGTATTCCTGGGCTGGTGGGTTATTCCCGGGATGTGTGGGGCGGTGGCTTCTTACTGGGTGGTTTGAGTGTTCCCTGGCCGGTGGGTTATTCCCTGGTCAGTGGATTATTCCTGGGGCGGTGGGTTATTCCTGGGGCAATGGCTTACTACCGGGTTGGTGGGTTATTCCCATGTAGTTGGGATATTTGTGGGGATATTTGGATCTTACTGGGTAATTTGAGTATTCCCAGGTAGTTGGGTTATTCCCAGGGCGGTGGGTTATTCCCAGGATGGTGTGTTATTCCCGGGTAGTTGGGTTATTTGTGGGGCGGTGGGTTCTTACCGGGTAGTTCGAGTATTCCCTGGTCAGTGGGTTATTCCCGGGTAGTTGGGTTATTACCAGGATGGGGGAGTATTCCCGGGTCGGTGGGTTATTCGCGGGTTATTCGCAGGGTGGTAGGTTATTCCTGGCTAGTTGGGTTATTCCTGGGGTGGTAGGTTATTACCGGGATGGTGGGTCATTACCGGGAAGTTGGATTATTCCCAGGGGGGGTTGTGGGTTCGCAGACGTCCCCGTCCGGCGGGGCCGGACACTCGCGTCCCCATGCAGAGAGGAGCCGGCGCTGGGCCATGAGCAACGCCACGGCCCCCAcggcgccgggggcggcgggcgacTCGCTGGTGGGCTACGTCCTGggacccttcctcctcctcaccctcctcgGCGCCCTCCTGGCCGCGGTGAGTGGTTGGGTGGGGAGGTCGGGGGGCCAAACACCATCCGAAACCCCCTCGTTGACGCCTTCCCCTGCTCTCCTCGCAGGTGATGTACATCCAGAAGAAGCGGAGGTGAGCGTGGCGGGGGGATGTGGGGTTTGGAGGGGGGGCGCCTGGGACCGGTGACCGCTCAGCCGCCCTCCCCCTGCCAGGTTTGACCGCCTGCGGCACCGGCTGCTGCCCATGTACAGCTACGACCCGGCCGAGGAGCTGCAGGAGtcggagcaggagctgctggtggagGCGGAGGACGCCCGGGTGGGTGCGACGCTGCCTTTTTGGGGACGGGGGCTGGGTACGGGTGAGTCCCTCACCAGCCATCCACAGTGCCGCCGGGAATTGCCGTTTACCTATTTTTTTGCGTGGAAAAATTAGTATTAAGCGGCACCGAGTCGGGGAGCGGGGTTGGGGTGCGGAGCCTGGCTGGGAAACCCCCAGTGCCAGCCTGCGGGCTCTGGGAGCTGGGCGGGGGTTTGGGTATAATCCAAAGGTTTTTGGGAGGGTTGGGCTGCGCCTGCGAGCCCTGGGGCTTCTCCACCCGCACTGACACCATTCGAAGTCACTGTGCCCCCCCCCAACTCAGCACTGGTGGGGGTCTGGGCTGGGGCCGCCCGCCATGCTGAGGGCACGCTCTTTTGCAGGTGGTGCCCGGCTGGGGGGGACCCTCGCCCCACCGCTCCCCCCGCAGGGACTGGAAGGCCTGATGCCGCCTGCAGAGCCGGGACCGAATCCTGCCcgcaggagagaggggaggacGGGGTCAGCACCGGCGCTGCCGCCTTCGCCTGCCGGGAAGGGCAGGATGCGCCCGCAGCAGCATGGCGACGCCGGCGGCCACTGCCCGGCAGCGATCCCACCCCGTGAGCACTGACGATAACGGGTTATCTCCCACCTCGGCgcctatttttgcctttttttttttttttttgcttttgccagCCCCTTAAAATGCACCGAGTGGGACGGGACGGCCGGGGCTGGCACCCTGGCGGGGAGCAgccgggctgcggggctttgcCGGGCGCAGAGGGCAGGACGCAGAGGAGCAGCACAGCGTGTGCAGGAGCCAATAAACCGATTTCTCTGCATTCGGTCAAGAGCCTCCGGCGTCGGGCAGGGAGGGTTTTCAGCAGCACAAGCGCCGTTGGACCATGGGACACCCTGATGTCGGGGGAATGTTATCTCGTGCTCCTGCCTTGGCATCGTCCGGACTCGGTTTGGTGATAAAAAGATGCCAAGGATGGGATTTtggtggggggcggcggggttttgcctctttctttttccatcgGCAGCTCCCGTCCCGTCCGTCCCCGCGGAGGATGGCTGGCGCCAGCACAGATGAACCCGCGGAGAAGGTTCCCGCTCCGTGCCCTGTGCGGAAAAAAACCTGCTCCCACTGGCTGGATCCCAGCAAACCTGCTCCCACCACGCTGCCGGGGGCTGGACCCCTGCCAGAGGCCGGGGCAGAGGCATCAAACAtccataaaatgttttattcaagTAACTGCAAATAGGAAACCAAAAGGTCGTTAACAGTggaccgaaaaaaaaaaaaaaaaaaaaaaaaaagaaaaacccaaaccaaaccccagttTTTCTCCCATCGGGGCCGCCCGGCACCGACCTCCGGTCCCGCTGCAGCCGTcgagcggggagcggcgggatGGGGGGAGCAGCATCCCAcggtccccccaccccaccaccctgccagccTCTATCCCTTGGAGCAGCAGAGTAACCTAGACCTCAAAAtaatgatttgttttttcttattttttttaaaaaaaaaaaaaaaaaaaaaagagcccaaaaaaggggagggaaaaaaaataccccacagcccccagcgaCACCCCAAAAAAGGAAACACCAAGCCAACGATGCCCCCGGCAgccggcacagcagcagcacgtCTGTGAGTTCAGAGAGTGGAACTTAAATATCCAGAGGTAGTtgtgaatgaaaggaaaaaaaaaatagtactaaaaaaaaaaattatatatatatatatatataccagAACCTATGAGGAAAGGGCTGCTCCGAGCCGGCCCCGCTTGGGCGTCCCCGGGGACGGGCACCCCTGGGGACGGGCACCGAGCCCCGGCGTCGCTGCGGGAGCCGCTCTGCCACACACAGCGCAGTCCCCAGGactgggggggggcacagggggctTTGCCCAGGGTAGCAGCAGGCCAGAGCAAAGGTCTAATGTATTTGGGGGGGTCTCACCTTTGctgacagccccccccccccccccccccgcccaggtcCCTTCCCTGCAGAGGCAAAGCccggtgttggggggggggagcagccGGCCCCCGCTTTGGATGGGTGAGATCATTGCGTTGTGGGGGGACAGCAAAGGCGAGGGGGTCCCAGCCCCGGCTCTCTGCCGGGCACCCCCTTTGCCAGTGGGGCTGCCCCGAAACCCAgcgctggggagaggggggagccgggGTGGGAGCCCCCCCAGgttggggggctgcgggggccgcccAGGTTGGGCCATTTTCCAGTGCTGCCGTGGTCTGAGGGTGAGGAAGGAgcggaggagggaggaggaaaaagccaGGGCGGCGCGGTGGGTCTCTCCCCGTCCCTCTCCCCCGGCCGCCGAGGACGCGGGGACCGTCGGGCGATGAGGTAGCGCCGGTTCGGGAGGTTTCACTGCTCCTCCTCGGATGACTCCTGGGAAATGTTCACTTCCTCCTCGTCCTGCTGCTGCGAGGCAAGGgagcggggtcgggggggggtgccggggggtgcggacacccccctccctccctgggtGAAGGGCTGAGCAGGCACATCACACCCTTTGTGCCaagagggggaaactgaggcaccagcACCTTCCTGGATTGGGGGACTCTAAATTTAACCGGGTTTAACCGTTACGGGCTAAATCCCAGGTAAGAAAATCCCCGGGTGGGCTCGTAGCGAGTGCGACACTGCGGTCCCCAGCGCCACTGCTGTGTCCCCAGTTGCCACCaggggggtgctggtggtggcaggATCGGGTGTCCGTGTCTGACCGGGTGTCCGTGTCCGGCACCGCACGTGGGGCGGGTGGCCGTGAGCATGGCGGCCCCGCACGCGGCGGTGAGTCAGGGCTGAGTGTGAGCGTGAGTCAGCGCCGGCCCCCGCTTCCTCCTGCTCCATTCATAAAAAAGCCACCGCAGCCGGCGGCTGCCAAAGCGGGACACGGTGTCCCTGGCGTGGCCCCGTCACCATGGGATGGGCTTGGTCCCACCCTCCCGAACCGGCTGCCTGCCCTGGCGTCCCCAAAACAGCCCCTGGGGTGTGACGCTGGTGCGGGAGACCCCTGGGATGGCACCCCCTGGTTTGCAGCCCTCAGCCTCTTGCTCTCCACAAGGAATTTAAGGGGCAAAACCCCACATGGGGCAGAGCAGCTGCACCCTGAGGGGTGCCCGTGGGTGGCTCCTGTGTCCCGGTGCCTGGTGGCATCTCCTGGGTACAGGGACatggctgggggcagcaggatggGCACACCGGGAGGGAGGTGAAACTTGCTCCCAGCCGGGTGATGCTCGTGGGTGCCCGGCAGCTCCCGTAGGGCTGCGAACCgcggggggaaaaggggagagaagtGAAATGGAGGAGGGAAAGCACAAGAGGGTGGCTGTAGTgcacggggggagggggggctgtagtgcaccgggggggggggggggctgctgcgcACCTGGGCTGCAGGAATGCCACGCTGGTGACGCAGCGGGCGCCCGGGCAGGCGTGTGCCAGCATGTCACGCAGGCAGGACCAGCTGCCTCCTGCGCACCGCTCTGGGgccgtggggacatgggggagctGGGATGGCTCAGcgcccccccgtccccccagcgTCGGCATGGCCAGGTTTGGAGCCTGTCCCGTGCCACGCCGTGTCCCTTTTCCGCtcactgctctgctctcctccagcccgGCAGCATCTCCCCCCGACTCCTGGGGACAGCCAgtgcccagcaccctgccaggatggagggggaagggaaaagcccACTCACCGATTTTTTGGGTCGGCCTCGAGGTTTTCTCCCTGGTGTGACTGCAGCTTtctgagacaaaaagaaaaaaaaaaaaaaagacactttagTCAGGTTGTCTCCATCCGCTTGTCCCTGCGATGCTGCCGGCGGGGGGCAGACGGcattccccttcctcccacccacGACTGCCAAATTCATCACCCCAGTGGCATCTCCTGGGCTGCTGCACCCAGGTGGCCCCGGGGCCACAGCCAGGccacccccccagtcccccccccggcaccggaACGGCCGCGGCCCCGTGACTCAGGTGGCGGGCGCGGGATGTGAGTCGTCTCCTTTGCAAACAGGTTTATCGCGGGGTGTCCGCAGGCTGACACACGCCGTCCCTggctccctccccaccttcccGGGGGCCAGCGCCAAGAACCCCTCCCTCCCAGGGGTAGATCTGCCCTAAATTGTCTATAATTGAGCTCAAAATGGACCTGTCGTCCCAGCACACGGAACAGCCCCCGTCCCCAGCCACCTACCCTGCCTTTCGGGGTGGCCTTGTTTTTACTGCCCTTCGGCCGTCCGCGGGGTCTCTTGGGTGTCGGGGCCTCGCTGGGCTCCTGCtggagggagagcagagagggggGGTCACTGCAGATTGGGGGTCTCCAGGGAGGGAtgcgtgcctggcgcggctcccaGTGCAGCAAGCGCACCCTGGGATGCTGCGGGATGGCAGCCCCATCCCCCCCAACGgaccctgctggggcagggatgctcttggacgtgatactgggagcactggttgcaCTGGGATCGGCGGTCGGGTGCCAGGCACAGGCTCCTGCACGTCCTTCAGCCGGGTGCGTACGTGACCCGTCCCGCACCGGCATTAATCGCCTGGCTTAGCCGGATGGTCCCAGCCGGTGTCTCAGCCCCGAACCCGGCTCGCTGCCGGTGCCGCTGCCCGGCAAAGTGTCGGGGAAGCAGCAAATCGccttttctgcaggaaaatgatGCGCACAAacccccacctccacccccgggggtgtgtatgtgtgtgtgtgtgtgttaaaggGGGGGCTTGGCACCATAAAGGCTCCAGCAGCATCTTATCCCTCTGAGCAGCTTTTCCTAATGGGGCTTTAATTAGCCCGTCTGCAAAGGCAGgttcagctgcagcctggggaggagcaaggggaggcccccagcccttccctgggcgAAGGAGGAGCTCTGGGGTGTTGCAGGGCTTGGGGGGGCTCTGAAGCCCCCCAGGAGGGATTTGCTGCACCCGGGAGGTGCTGCCTGAAGCGGGGTAACGGGGGCTGCACCCTgggcatccccatccctgcccgggggatgctgctggggtgcAAGTCAGGGGGGGTTTCTTGCTGCCCCATGGCCTGGGGGTGCGCAGAGCTGCCCAGTGGGGTGCCGGGGTGCCCTCTCACCCTCCCGGGGGACCCCACGTACCTGCGGCTTCTTCCtgggccgcccccggcccctctTCTCCGACACGTCCTTCTCCCCCTTGGAGGCCAGGGGCTGGCTGGATTTGGCGCCGGATTCGCTCATTGTCCTTCCAGCGGCAGTGAGGAGGagcgggaaggggaggaaggtcGGTCAGTGATGGCTCACCATGccagccagcccctctccccccagcccttgcTCTGGGACAAGTGGGTGCTGGGGGCCACGCCAAGTGACTCCTGGGGCTGCGAGGGACATGGGGAGCCACTGGAGCCTCCTGTGGGGTCAGCCAGACTGCggctctgcccgctccccccccaGGTAAGGATGCTCAGCCCCCCCCAGGTAAGGAtgctcagcccccccagctgctgcccagcccctctgtggggatgggggtggcCGGTGGGGTATCAGCACAGACAGGAGGTGACAAGGACCAGGGTCCCCCCTTTAAGAATGCCTCTTAGAAttaaaattcagctgaaatgAGCAGCTTCTGCCTTACTCCAGCCCTTCCCAGAGGTTTGCCCAtatcctgctcctctccccgcccAGAGCGGGGACCAGCCCGTACCCAGGGcactgccggggctggcagggcccaCGGGGGAAAAACCAAAAGCATCACTAAGAGTTATGCCTAGAAGAGACTCCCGCTTCTGTTTTTTAACCCCAAAGCCCATTCGGCAGCACCACACTGTGGGGTGCAGGGATTTTCTGCCCCAGAAATGCGGAGCACGTTGGTCAGGTGTGaccctgctcccactgctgctgcaaaGCCGGGATCTGCACAACCGCCCCTGCTGCACCCCCGTCCCTCCTGCAAACAGACCTTTGGCTCTCTCCCGCCCCTGATGCAACGAGCCCTGATGCAACGAGCCCAGGCCAGCGCCGACACACGGGGATGGAGCAACGTGGTGGCAGTGATGGGGCCAGACCCTGGCAGCGGGACCCCGGTGTCACTCCCTGCTCTCGTGGCACTAATGACCAGCCCCATGTGGcggctgctgctcctgtcccGGCTGGGAGAGGCTCAtttaggttgcccagagaagccgtggctgccccatccctggaggggttcaaggccaggttggacggggcttggagcaacctgggctggagggaggtgtccctgcccagggcagggggtggcactggctgggctttaaggtcccttccaaccccaaccattctgtgattctatgatctcacccatccccactccctgccttcccctcccagggTGGGTTTGCAGCTGCGTCTCTCCCGAGGGAGCAAAACGAACCGGACAAACCCACGGCACGGACACACCGCTGAATTAGCCAGTGTCCCGGTGGTAAGGCAGCTCCTGAGGTCCCCAGCAGGCATTTGGGGAGCAGCAGCTTGGCCACCCCTTCCCGCAGAGCCCGTCCCCTTTCCCCAAAAGGAGGGGAGCGGCTCCAGATTTAATCTGGAGTCCTTGAAATCCCAGACACGCTGCCGGCGCCGGCAAGTTGGAACAGGACAAGCGGTGGCAAGGCACTGGGGGCCTCTGGGCATCCCCAtgggggctccccccaccccacctcgaCACCCAGCACTGCTGCACCCCAGGCGGGATGCTGCACCCCTCACCCTGCTCCTGACACCCCGGCTGGGTTTAGGGACAGGCACAGCCTGGCCCTTGTCCTAGGGATGCTGGGCTGACCCCTCCCCTGTGCATGTCCCACAGGGCTTGGATGGCTCTCCTTGCTCGTGGGGAAATCCCACAGAGGAAAAGGCTCCATTTTCCCCTCTCCACCTTGATGCTTCCCCAGGGGCATAGGGAAAACCTGCTTTTCCAGACCCGTGGTGCTGGTTCCacacccagctcccagcccaggagcCAGGAGGATGGgctccaggctggaagggagcagGATTGCCACCACAGCCCCAGCGCTTAGTGATGGCCCCGAGCGCAGGGCGCCTGCTCCCCTCGTCGGTGATGTGACATTTCCCAGCAGAAACAGGGCCGTGAGAGCAGCGTCCCGGTCTCGCCGCCCGTAAAGACGGGGTTTGGAGCTGCCTGGGAGACTTGGCTAGAAAATCACCGCGTGGCTCTGGGACGGGTGCTGCAACCCCCACCCCGGGCCACCTCTCCCTCTGGGGACGATCCCTGCACCCATCCCTGGGTCTGACCCACATCTCCGGAGCACGGCAGGCCCCCTGGCCCGGCTTCTCCGGCAGGTACAAGGTTGTGTGGCCGGTCTGCGGGCAAAGGAGAGACTCTGCCTACCTCTGCCTACAGGGTTAATAACACTTAGTTTTGAGCAACTGGTTTCAATTTGGATGGTGTTAGAGCAGCCGGGTCCGCGCTAccggggagagcagggctgcggggggcagccggggtgctgcccccgccccgggggatGCTGAGACTCATCGGAGCGGGGACGGGCGAGACACGCGGTGCAAGGAGCCGTGCTCAGACCTTcgaggctttttaaaaaacaggcgTCAGCTCCCGCTCCCCCCTGGAAGTGACTCACGAgtgcaaaacaacaacaacaaaaaccaccctcagattctttttttttttttttttttttgggagacAGAAACCATGCTGTCGTGTAAACACCCTGAAAATATTACTCACAGCATCCCAGAGCCCTTCAAGGAGTCTCTTAGATAAAAAAAAGTATGGCTTAGGTTTAGGAAAGTAAAACACCGGCCGGCTGACTGGGGGCTGAGaggtgtttgtctttttttaagttAATCTTTGTTGGAGGAAAGGCAGCCTCCGAGCTGTGCCGTACCCTCTGCCGTAGCTGGGAACAGATGGGCCCAGTATGGCCCCCACCCTGCCGCGCTCTCCTCCACCCCGCTGGGGACGGACACGGgccccagccaggcagcagctccgGCCAGGGATGCTGAAGGGACCCTCCCCGCTGGGGGGATGCCACCGGGTATGGCCCCCTGACCACAGCCTGCCGCCGCAAAGTTGTCGGTGCTGGGGAAAGTACGTGCGCATCCCACCCGTCCCCCCACCGCCTCCAAGCTCTCCCCAAGGGCTCCAGCGCTGAAACCACCCCGGGGGACCGAGGGCTCCATGCCCTGCTGGGACAgagggggatgaggaggaggatgcctgggtgggagatgggggatgctcctctctcccaccccagcaccctcccagccAGCACCCCTCTTCCCGAGAGCGGCCCTGGCTCTGTGTGATGCTCCCCTGCTCGGTGGCCCCAGGGGACCACCCCGAGCCCCCGGGACGGTGCCAGGCACAGCGCGGGAAGCCGCTCCAGAGCATCAAAGCCATATaggagggatggagcagctgTGTTGCCATGGAGGGAaggaagcagctgagggagaaaTCTTTCCGCACAGGGAGGATCCAGCcggagaggagggcaggggacTGCCAGGCTCCCCGAGGCCGGGAGGGATAAATCTCTGCAAGGTTTGGAggtggggaggccacatctgccTCTCGATCGATGGAGTTGGGGGGATGAAAAGatcctcccttctccatccctaCGGATGGCGAGCTGCCGGACTCTCGTCCCCCAGCCCCATCGGCTCCCTCTGCTCCACGACATGAGTTGGGCCATTCTCAGCAGCCATCTCTTGCACAAGCGAGGGCTGGGTTGCAAAAGAGGCAACCTGGCCCCTCGAAGCGACGGTCCTCGCTTGCCCCTGGgcctgctcctgccttcccccacccGCCTGCGCTAGCTTTACACCGCTCCCTGCAAATAACCCCATAAATCCCCCGCTCCTGCCACCTACTCTTAGATTAAACAAACCAgcccaggagaaggaggggagacAGGCGGTGGcttagatcttaaaaaaaaataataaaaaaaaaaaataaaaatctcttcacGCCCAGGAAATCTAGCCTGAttgcagctggagaaggatcCCGGCCGCACCTCCTGGCAGAGGGAGGacgggagagggaggaggggaagaaatagTGGAGCAGAAGTTGAAGAGCCTGTTCGGCAGGGAACTGGGCTGGGAAGGGATGTGCGCGGCTCCTCATTAGGACAAACCCTCCATGGGGCTGCTTTGAAGCCCCCCCCGGGCCTGCTATTAAGGAAAGTCCACCCCCCTTTCCTTCCTGGGCATGCATAATAAAAGGAAGtgataaaagaaaggaaggagggaggtgggggagaaagaaaagaggca contains:
- the SMIM29 gene encoding small integral membrane protein 29 isoform X1, translating into MPVSRGAASRPGCGDGGSPRRSCPAPGTSPSGGAGHSRPHAERSRRWAMSNATAPTAPGAAGDSLVGYVLGPFLLLTLLGALLAAVMYIQKKRRFDRLRHRLLPMYSYDPAEELQESEQELLVEAEDARVVPGWGGPSPHRSPRRDWKA
- the HMGA1 gene encoding high mobility group protein HMG-I/HMG-Y isoform X4, with the translated sequence MSESGAKSSQPLASKGEKDVSEKRGRGRPRKKPQEPSEAPTPKRPRGRPKGSKNKATPKGRKAAVTPGRKPRGRPKKSQDEEEVNISQESSEEEQ
- the HMGA1 gene encoding high mobility group protein HMG-I/HMG-Y isoform X3, coding for MSESGAKSSQPLASKGEKDVSEKRGRGRPRKKPQQEPSEAPTPKRPRGRPKGSKNKATPKGRKAAVTPGRKPRGRPKKSQDEEEVNISQESSEEEQ
- the HMGA1 gene encoding high mobility group protein HMG-I/HMG-Y isoform X2, producing MSESGAKSSQPLASKGEKDVSEKRGRGRPRKKPQEPSEAPTPKRPRGRPKGSKNKATPKGRKAAVTPGRKPRGRPKKSQQDEEEVNISQESSEEEQ
- the SMIM29 gene encoding small integral membrane protein 29 isoform X2, producing MVGHYREVGLFPGGVVGSQTSPSGGAGHSRPHAERSRRWAMSNATAPTAPGAAGDSLVGYVLGPFLLLTLLGALLAAVMYIQKKRRFDRLRHRLLPMYSYDPAEELQESEQELLVEAEDARVVPGWGGPSPHRSPRRDWKA
- the HMGA1 gene encoding high mobility group protein HMG-I/HMG-Y isoform X1, whose amino-acid sequence is MSESGAKSSQPLASKGEKDVSEKRGRGRPRKKPQQEPSEAPTPKRPRGRPKGSKNKATPKGRKAAVTPGRKPRGRPKKSQQDEEEVNISQESSEEEQ
- the SMIM29 gene encoding small integral membrane protein 29 isoform X3, encoding MSNATAPTAPGAAGDSLVGYVLGPFLLLTLLGALLAAVMYIQKKRRFDRLRHRLLPMYSYDPAEELQESEQELLVEAEDARVVPGWGGPSPHRSPRRDWKA